The DNA segment TTCCAGTCCTGCCGCTTGCGGGCCCGGGCCTTCGCCGCCTCGGACGACTGGAGCTGGTAGGGCACCGAGGTCACCATGATGCCCGGCGTGAACAGCAGCCGGCCCTTCAGCCGGAGCGCGCTCTGGTTGTGCAGCAGATGCTCGTACCAGTGGCCGACGACGTACTCGGGGATGATCACGGACACCGCGTCGCGCGGGGACTCCTTGCGCAGCCCCTTCACGTACTCGATGATCGGCCGCGTGATCTCGCGGTAGGGCGAGTCGAGCACCTTCAGCGGTACGTCGATCCCGCGCCGCTCCCACTCCTCGCGCAGCGCCTTGGTCTCCGCCGGGTCGACGTTGACGCTGAGCGCCTCCAGGGTGTCCGAGCGCATCAACTTGGCGTAGGCCAGGGCACGCAGGGCGGGGCGGTGGATCTTGGAGACCAGGACGACCGAGTGCACGCGAGACGGCCGTACGCTGTCGTCGCTCGGCCCCTCGGGGGCGGCGAGTTCCTCGGAGACGTGGTCGTAGTGGCGGCGGATCGCGGTCATCACGCCGTAGAAGATCACCATGCCGAGCAGGGCCACCCAGGCGCCGTGCGTGAACTTGGTGACGAGGACGACGATCAGGACCAGGCCGGTGAAGAAGGCACCGAAGGTGTTGATCGCGCGGGAGCGGATCATGTGGCGCCGCTTGGCCCGGTCCTTCTCCGTCCTCAGCAGGCGGTTCCAGTGGCGGACCATGCCGGTCTGGCTGAGCGTGAAGGACACGAACACGCCGACGATGTACAGCTGGATCAGACGCGTGGAGTCGGCCCCGTAGATCCACACCAGCAGCATGGCCGCGCCCGCCAGCAGCACGATGCCGTTGGAGAAGGCGAGCCGGTCGCCGCGGGTGTGCAGCTGGCGCGGCAGATAGCGGTCCTGGGCGAGGATCGAGCCGAGCACCGGGAAGCCGTTGTAGGCGGTGTTGGCCGCAAGGAACAGGACCAGGGCGGTGGCCGCGGCGAGCACGATGAAGAAGAAGCTGCCCTTGCCGAAGACGGCCTCGGCGACCTGGGTGATCACCGGGTTCTGGACATAGCCGGAGCCGACCGCGACGCCGTCCTTGATCAGGTCGACGGCCGGGTTCTCGGCCATGCGGACCTTGGTCGCCATGGCGAGCCCGATGATGCCGCAGAACATGGTGACGGCCAGCAGGCCCATCGCCGCCAGCGTGGTCGCGGCGTTCTTCGACTTGGGCTTGCGGAAGGCCGGGACGCCGTTGGAGATCGCCTCGACACCGGTGAGCGCGGCACAGCCGGAGGAGAAGGCGCGCAGCAGCAGGAAGACGAGCGCGAAGCCCGCCAGTCCCTCGTGCTCCGGTTTGATCTCGTACGACGCCGTGGGTGCCCGCATGGTGTCGTCGAGGATCAGCCCGCGGAACGCCCCCCACGTGATCATGATGAAGACACCCACGACGAAGACGTACGTCGGGATGGCGAAGAGGCCGCCCGACTCCCGTACGCCGCGCAGGTTCATCACCGTCAGCAGCAGGATCACCGCGGCGGCGCACTCGACCTTGTGCTCGACCACGAACGGGATCGCGGAACCGAGGTTCTCGATGCCGGAGGAGATGGAGACGGCGACGGTCAGGACGTAGTCCACGAGGAGGGCGCTCGCGACCGTCAGGCCCGCCTTGGGGCCGAGGTTGGTGGTCGCCACCTCGTAGTCGCCGCCACCGCTCGGGTAGGCGTGCACGTTCTGCCGGTAGGAGGCGACCACGGTGAACATCAGCACGACGACCGCGACCGCGATCCAGGGGCTGAAGTGGTACGCCGACACGCCCGCGATGGAGAGGACCAGCAGTACTTCTCCGGGCGCGTATGCCACGGAGGACAGCGGGTCGGAGGCAAAGACGGGCAGTGCGATGCGCTTCGGCAGGAGCGTTTCCGCCAGCCGGTCACTGCGCAGCGCGCGCCCGATCAGAATCCGTTTGGGCACGTCGGTCAGTTTGGACACAACAGAGAATCGTAGGCCCCCTGCCTGGGCCGGAGCACATCCGGGTGAAATCACGCGCGGCGGCGGGGTGAATTCCGTGCCGCGCTCGCGCCTTGCGACGGTCCGTCCGGCGCCCCCATGCCTCCATGACCTGCGCCTGAACGCTCAGCACCTGTCCGAACGCCTGAACACTCAGCACCTGCCCGAACGCTCATCACCACCGGGAGACCTCATGTCGCAGACGACCGCTCAGTTCGTCGGAGCCCTCGTCTCGCTCGTCGGCCTCGGCGTCCTGACACTGGCCAGCCTGCGCAGCTTCAACCGCCGCTGAGGGGGCGATCGCGCAGGGGCGGACGCCCCGGTCGGCCTGTCGGACCCGGAGGTTACGGTGGACGAAGGCACACGCGAGCCCACGATCCGTACCGCGGGGGATCATCGACGGGATTCCCCGGCATGATGTTGCCCAGCGGTCCGCGACCGGCCCGCGCCTGTTGCCCGGCGAACCGAGAGAAGGATATGAGCACCACGTTCACGCAAGTCAGACGCCTCACGAGGAGTGCGGGGTAAGCGCCGTGCACATCGTCATCATGGGTTGCGGAAGGGTGGGCTCCGCTCTTGCCCAGACCCTGGAGCAACAAGGGCATACGGTCGCCGTGATCGACCAGGACCCCACCGCGTTCCGCCGGCTGGGCCCGGGGTTCGGAGGCCGCCGGGTGACCGGCGTCGGCTTCGACCAGGACACCCTGCGCGAGGCGGGCATCGAGGAGGCGGGCGCCTTCGCCGCCGTCTCCAGCGGTGACAACTCCAACATCATCTCCGCGCGCGTGGCCCGCGAGATGTTCGGCGTGGAGAACGTCGCGGCCCGTATCTACGACCCCCGCCGCGCCGAGGTCTACCAGCGGCTGGGCATCCCCACGGTGGCCACGGTCCGCTGGACGGCGGACCAGATGCTGCGCCGCCTGCTGCCCTCGGGCGCCGAGCCGCTGTGGCGGGACCCCACCGGCGGCGTGCAGCTCGCCGAGGTGCACGCATCCACGGACTGGGTGGGCCACAAGATCAGCAGACTGCAGGAGGAGACGGGCGTCCGCGTCGCCTTCCTGACCCGGCTCGGTGAGGCGATCCTGCCCACCTCGCAGACGGTGCTGCAGGAGGGCGATCTGGTGCACGTCATGATGCGCACCGACGAGGTCGACAAGGTCGAGGCGGCGTTCGCCAAGGGTCCCGAAGAGGAGGGCGGTCACTGATGAGGGTCGCCATTGCCGGTGCCGGTGCGGTGGGCCGCTCGATCGCGGGCGAACTGCTGGAGAACGGCCACGAGGTCCTTCTGATCGACAAGGCGCCGACCGCCATCTCGGTCGAACGCGTCCCGCAGGCGGAGTGGCTGCTGGCCGACGCCTGCGAGATCACGTCGCTGGACGAGGCAGCCCTGCAGCGCTGCAACGTGGTGATCGCCGCGACGGGCGACGACAAGGTCAACCTGGTCGTCTCCCTGCTGGCGAAGACGGAGTACGGCGTACCGCGCGTCGTGGCCCGCGTGAACAACCCCAAGAACGAGTGGCTGTTCAACGAGGCCTGGGGCGTCGACGTGGCCGTCTCCACCCCCCGTCTGATGTCGGCCCTGGTCGAGGAAGCGGTCTCGGTCGGCGACCTGGTCCGCCTCCTGCGCTTCAGCCACGGCGACGCCAACCTCGTCGAACTGACCCTCCCGGAGGAGTCGGCCCTCGCCGGCACCCAGGTCGGCGACGTGGAATGGCCCCAGGACACCTCCCTGGTGACCATCATCCGCGGCACCCGGGTCCTCACTCCCTCCCGCGAGGACTCCCTGGAAGCAGGGGACGAGCTCCTCTTCGTCGCCGCCCAGGCCAGGGAGGAACAGTTGGAGGACCTGCTGTCGGTCCGGCGCGAGGACGCGGCGGGCTAGCCCCTGGGGCTTACGACGACGGAGGGCGCCCGGGGTATCCCAGGGCGCCCTTCACCTTTGCGGGCAAGCCGGCCACTACCAGCCCGTCCGGCGTTTGAGGAGGAGGCCGTTCAGGCCGACAGCGGGGGCCTGGGGGCGGCAGCGGGGGCCTGGGGGCGGCAGCGGGGGCCTGGGGGCGGCAGCCCCAGAGAGAGCCACCAACGCCGGGTACCTACTCGCCCGAGCCGGCGGCAGCCTTCCGCTCGGCCTTCTCGGCCGCCTCCATCTCCGCGAACACGTCGATCGGCGCGGGCGCCTTCGCCAGGAACACCCATGTCAGCCACACGGCCAGCAGGAACGGCGGAATCTTCAGGGCGATCAGGACCCAGCCGAACTGCGTGGTGTCCGCCCACCAGTACAGCGGGAAGAGGATCGCGCACTTGGCGAGCAGGATCAGGCCCCACGCCCAACTTGCCTTCGCGTACGCCTTCTTGCGTCAGGGATTGCGCGTGCGCCAGGAGAGGTTCTCCTTGAACACCGGCCCGAGGATCAGCCCGATCAGCGGCACACCGCACAGGGTCGTGATGATGTACGCGAGCGCCAGCCCCAGCGTGTAGAGCATGCCGGGCAGGTAGAAGTCCTTCGCGTTGCCGGTCATCATCGCGAACACGACACCGAAGGCGACGCCGAAGACGCCGCTGAACGCGTGCTTGATGGTGTCCCGCATCACGAGACGCACGACCACCAGCACCAAGGACACCCCGAGCGCGGCGATGGCCGACAGGTGCAGATCCTTGTTGATCGTGTAGATGGTGACGAAGAGCAGACCGGGCAGCACCGTCTCGATCATGCCGCGCATGCCGCCGAAGGCCTCGAACAGCGCAGCCTCGGTCACCGCCCGGGCATTCCGCTCGGCGTCTGCGGTGGTTTCGGTGGTGTCTTCAGTCGGCTTGTCGAGCGACGTCACCGGCTACTCCCGTCCGAGGGGTCTCAGTTCGTATTTCGGGTTGAACAGCACCCGGCGGCCCCGGCTCATGGAGACCCGGCCCGATGCGATCAGCCGGCGCCCCGGCTCTATCCCGACTATGGCGCGCCTGCCGAGCCACACCACGTCCAGGGCGGCGGAGCCGTCGAACAGCTCGGCCTCCAGGGCGGGGACTCCCGCACGCGGCCGCAGGGTGACCGTGCGCAAGGTACCAGTAACCGTCACTATCTGTCGGTCACGGCAGTCACCGATCTTGGTACAGCCGGTCGTCTCTGCGTCCTCACGCAGCTCCTCGGACTCCAGGTCCTCCTGCGATGAGGAGAGCCGGTCGAGCATGCGCCGGAACCGGCCCACCGACTTTTCCGAACGAGGAACAGCACTCATGTCTTGAAGCCTACCGGGGTGCACCGACACTCTCGTACCCCCCGTACCGATGCCCGAACCAGCCGCTGCCGACCCCCGCAGCTCACTTCTCGAACCGGTACCCCATCCCCGGCTCAGTGACGAAGTGCTTCGGGTGCGAAGGGTCCCCCTCCAGCTTCCTGCGCAGCTGGGCCATGTACACCCGCAGGTAGTTCGTCTCCGTCCCGTACGACGGCCCCCACACCTCCTGGAGCAGCTGCTTCTGGCTGACGAGCCGCCCGGTGTTGCGCACCAGCACTTCCAGCAGATGCCACTCGGTGGGAGTCAGCCGTACGTCCTTCCCGCCCCGGTTGACCTTCTTGGCGGCCAGGTCGACGGTGAACGCCTCGGTCTCCACCGTGGTCACGTCGTCCTCGCCGGGCCCGACCGGCTCGGCGCGGCGGACGGCGGCGCGGAGCCGGGCGAGCAGCTCGTCCATGCCGAAGGGCTTGGTGACGTAGTCGTCGGCGCCCGCGTCCAGCGCCTCGACCTTCTCGTCGGAGGAGTGCCGGGCCGACAGCACCAGGATCGGCACCCGGGTCCAGCCACGCAGCCCGCGGATCACCTCGACGCCGTCCATGTCGGGCAGACCGAGGTCGAGGACGACCACGTCGGGGTGGCGGGTGGCCGCGAGTTCGAGGGCAGTGGCGCCGTCGTGGGCCGCGTCGACCTCGTACTTGCGTGCCTTGAGGTTGATCACGAGGGCGCGCACGATCTGCGGCTCGTCGTCGATCACCAGCACCCTCGTGGGGGCCTGGGGGGTCCCCCCGGTCGGGCTCAGCATGTGGCTTGCCTTTCGGGTTCCACGGGGGGCTCCAGTGGTACGCCCCCTCTTCGTGAAGCGCCGCGCGCGTTCCGGCCGCCCGCAGCGTGAGCACCATGGTGAGGCCGCCGCCCGGCGTGTCCTCGGCGTTGAGCGTGCCGCCCATCGCCTCGGCGAAGCCGCGCGCGACCGCGAGCCCGAGTCCCACTCCGGCGCCGCGCGGGGCGTCGCCGTAGCGCTGGAAGGGCGCGAAGATGCGTTCCTTCGCCTCGTCGGGCACGCCGGGACCACGGTCGACCACCCGGACCTCGACCCGTTCGGCGATGGCGCTGGCGGCGACTAGGACCTTGCCGCCGTCCGGGCTGTACTTGACGGCGTTCTCGACCAGGTTGGCCACCGACCGCTCCAGCAGCCCGGGGTCCACGGCGACCATGGGCAGCGTCTCCGGGACGTCCAGCTCCACGCTGTCCTCCGGCACCCCGCCGAGCGCCATCGGCACCACCTCGTCGAGGTCGATCTCGCGGATGAGCGGCGTCACCGTGCCGGTCTGCAGCCGGGACATGTCGAGGAGGTTCCCCACGAGGTGGTCGAGCCGATCAGCGCCCTCCTCGATGCCCTCCAGCAGCTCGGCCTCGTCCTCCTCGGACCACGCCACGTCGTCGGACCGCAGCGACGAGACCGCCGCCTTGATGCCGGCGAGCGGCGTACGGAGGTCATGGCTGACGGCCGCCAGCAGTGCCGTACGGATCCGGTTGCCCTCGGCCAGCTCCTTGGCCTGGTCGGCCTCCTCCTGGAGCCTGCGGCGGTCCAGGACGACCGCGGCCTGCGCGGCGAAGGCGGCGAGCACCCGGCGGTCCTCGGCGGGCAGCACCCGGCCGGTCAGCGCGAGCGCCATGTGGTCGCCGACCGGTACGTCGACGTCCGCGTCCTCGGGCCGCTGCGGTGCCCGTTCCAGGCCCACCCGGCCCGCGCACGTCCACGGGTCGACGTCGCTCGCGCGCTCCAGCAGCGCCGCGGACTCCATGCCGAAGGTCTCGCGGACCCGCTCCAGCAGCTCCTCCAGGCCGGTCTCGCCGCGCAGCACGTTGCCCGCGAGGAAGGAGAGGATCTCCGACTCGGCGCGCAGACGTGCCGCCTGGTGCGTGCGGCGGGCGGCGAGGTCGACCACGGAGGCGACCGACACCGCCACGAAGACGAAGATCACGAGTGCGAGCAGGTTCTTCGGGTCGGCGATGGTCAGCGTGTGGGCGGGCGGTGTGAAGAACCAGTTCAGCAGCAGCGAGCCGACCGCCGCCGACGCGAGTGCCGGGAAGAGCCCGCCGAGCAGGGCGGCGCCCACCGTCAGGGTCAGGAACAACAGCATGTCGTTCGCGAGACCGAGGTCGGCGTCGACATGGGTCAGCAGCAGCGTGAGCAGCACGGGACCGACGACGCCGGTGAACCAGCCCCAGATGATCCGCGCCCGGCCGAGGCGCGCCCCGCGGGCCACGGGCAGTCCACGCCCCTTGGCGACCTCCTCGTGCGTGACGATGTGCACGTCGAGGTCGGGGCCGGACTCCCGGGCCACCGTCACACCCACCCCCGGTCCGAACACGTACTGCCAGCTCTTGCGGCGCGAGGAGCCGAGGACGATCTGGGTGGCGTTCGCACCGCGCGCGAAGGCCAGCAGGGCTGCCGGGATGTCGTCCCCGACGACATGGTGGAAGGTGCCGCCGAGGTCCTCGACGAGGGTGCGCTGGACGGCCAGCTCCTTGGGTGAGGCGGAGGTCAGGCCGTCGCTGCGGGCGATGTAGACGGCCAGCACCTCACCGCCCGCGCCCTTCTCCGCCAGCCGCGCGGCCCGGCGGATCAGCGTCCGCCCTTCCGGGCCGCCGGTCAGGCCCACCACGATCCGCTCCCGCGAACCCCAGATCTTCGACACCCGGTGATCGCTGCGGTACTGCTTCAGGTACTCGTCGACCCGGTCGGCCACCCACAGCAGCGCCAGTTCCCGCAGGGCGGTGAGGTTCCCGGGGCGGAAGTAGTTCGACAGGGCCGCGTCGACCTTGTCCGGCTGATAGACGTTCCCGTGTGCCATCCGGCGCCGGAGTGCCTGGGGCGACATGTCGACCAGTTCGATCTGGTCGGCCCGGCGCACCACCTCGTCCGGCACGGTCTCCTGCTGCCGTACCCCCGTGATCGACTCGACGACGTCGCCCAGCGACTCCAGATGCTGGATGTTGACGGTCGATATCACGTCGATGCCGGCGGCGAGCAGCTCCTCCACGTCCTGCCAGCGCTTGGCGTTGCGTGAGCCGGGGATGTTGGTGTGGGCGAGTTCGTCGACGAGCGCGACCTGCGGATGCCGGGCCAGGACGGCGTCGACGTCCATCTCGGTGAAGGCGCTCTCCCGGTACGTCAGGTCCTTGCGCCGTATCTGCTCCAGGCCGTGCAGCATCACCTCGGTGCGCGGCCGGCCGTGGTGCTCCACGAACGCGACCACGCAGTCGGTGCCCCGCTCCACCCGCCGGTGCGCCTCGGACAGCATCGCGTACGTCTTGCCGACGCCCGGTGCCGCACCGAGATAGATCCGAAGCTTGCCGCGTCCCATGTTCCTCATTGTGTTCCGGCCACTGCTGCCTACGCAGCGTCGACCTTACGGCCAATATTCGCGACAAATGGGGCCGGGTGCGACGGCGGGAGCGTCTTTGACGCAACTCTGACGCTCCCGCCAGGCACGTCGTGGGAACTCAGCTGGGGTTGTCGGCGTGCGTGAGGGTCTCCCAGGCCACGAAGAGGTTGTTGCTGCCGGACGGGCGGTTGCGCGTGTTCAGCGTCTCGGTGTTGGTCATGGCATGGCCGAGCCGGTTGGCCAGGGCGTTGTGCCCGACCTCGGTGACCGGGCCGAGCCCGAGCTTCAGCGAGCCGCGGCACAGCCAGCTGGGCACACCCTCACCGAGTTCGTACTTGGCCTGGAACCCCAGCGCGTGCCGCAGCCGCTCGCCGACGTCGGTGCCGTACAGGTCCTGCCCCTGGATCCGGCTGGTCTCCGCGACGTGCGAGATCGCGGAGATGCCGTAGCCGGTGTGCGTGAAGTCGCGGCAGGTCTCCTGGGTGAGGCCGGTGACGAAGGTGGACTGCCCCTGCCAGTAGTTGACGATCTTCTCGCGCGTGTTCAGGTTCTGGCTCGGCACGGTCTTCGGCAGTTCGCCGTCCGAGGACAGGTACACAAAGGCGGCGGTACGGGTGCGGAACTTCCCCATGGCCTTGTCGTACGACGCCTTGTCCTCGAGGAAGACGGAGATTCCGACGGCGGCCTCCATCATCGACAGCTCCCAGTTGCCGTTGGAGTTCGAGCCGTTGATGATCTCGGGCAGGTAGACAGTGCGGAGCATGGTGGCGAACCGGCCGGAGTTCGCCCAGTTCCCGGTGTACGTGTGCTTGATGATCTCGGCGGCCTTGGGCCAGGACGAGCCGGCCCAGCCCGTCTGCAGGGGCGCGTTGCTGTTGGTGTGGTCCCTGATGGTGGCCGACCAGGCGTCCATCAGCTCGATGGCCTTCTTCGCGTGCCGCTCGTCACGGGTGATGTACCAGGCCAGCGCCTGGGTGTAGGCCGCTATCGCGTCCTCGCGCTCGTCGGTGCAGCCGTAGTTGGGGTTCGAGTACGAACCGCACTCGACGACCGCGCGGGGCTTGGGGGTGCGGTTCAGATCGGCGTACTTGCTCGCCATCATCCGGTCGAAGGCGCCCTTCCAGGGCTGGGCGCCGGCGTTGACCTTGGAGCGGGTGAAGTCCAACTGGCTCTTGGAGACGGTGACTCCGGGGTGGACGAAGGTGGTGGGAGCCGCGTCGACGGGCCAGGCGAGAACACCGGCGACGAGGGCGGCCGCGGCCGTGAGGAGTGCGGTTCTGCGCATGTGTGCGGGGCCTTCCGTTCTCGTATGTGAACGCGAAGCGCCTTTATGAACAGGCGCGTTGGGCCGAGACGGTAGGTACAGACCAATGCACCGTCAAGAGTTCACGCACGAGAAAGGGCCGCACCCCTGAGGGGTACGGCCCTGATGTCGCTACGAGATTCAGCGAACCTCGGTGATCTCCGGCCCGCGCTGGAGCTGACCCATGCCGCCGGAGAAGCGCGAACCGGCTTCCTCCTGCTGGACGCCCTCGGGGACCATCTGGGCGTCGGTCGGAAGCTGCAGGACGATCGGGTCACGGGGGGCCATCGGGCCTTCGCCGCGCACCACGACCGTGTCCCGGAAGATCTGCTCGAGCAGACCGGCCGCCTGCGGCTGCACGGCGCCCTGACCCGAGATCACACCGCGCAGGAACCAGCGGGGTCCGTCCACACCGACGAACCGCACGACCTGGAAGCCGCCCGTGCCGTCCGGCAGCTGAACCGGTACCTGGGCCCGCAGTTCCCAGCCGAGCGGCCCCTCGACCTCGTCGATGATGCCACCCTGCTGAGTGATGCCCGAGCCGATCTCCTCGCGCACCTCGCCCCAGATGCCCTCGCGCTTGGGCGCGGCGAAAGCCTGCAGCTGAATGGCGCTGTCGCGCAGCACGACGGTGGCCGCGACGATCGCGTCGCCCGCGACCTCCACGCGCAGTTCCATGCCGTCGACGCCCGGCACCAACAGGCCGCCCAGGTCCACCCGGCCCTCGCCGGGCTCGCGGACCTCGGAGCTGTCCCAGGGCCCGTCGGGCCGCGGTTCCGGCTCCAGCCGTACGCGCTCGCGCGTACCGTCGTCGTCCGCCTCCGTGTCGATGTCGACGACCTGCTCGGGCTCGCCCGCCGCGTCCTCGGCGGCACCCTTCTTGTTGCGACGTCCGAACACGTCACTGTCCTTCCCGGTCGGATACGACCGAAGCGTATCGATTCCCACCCGTAGCGCCGCCATCGGCGGCCTGACCGCTTGTATCGCTTGTTTCGCCCACCGCGGCATGCCCGCCGGTGGACCCGAAGCCCCCCTCGGCCCGTGCCGAATCGGGAAGCTCCGCGACCTCCTGGAAGCGAACCCTCTCGACCTGCTGGACAACCAGTTGGGCAATCCGGTCGAAGCGCTCGAACCGCACGGGCTCGTGCGGGTCGAGATTCACCACGATCACCTTGATCTCCCCACGGTACCCGGCATCAACCGTCCCCGGGGCATTCACGAGGGCGACACCGCAGCGGGCGGCCAGCCCGGAACGCGGGTGCACGAAGGCCGCGTACCCCTCCGGGAGGGCGACAGACACCCCGGTGGGCAGCACGGCCCGTTCCCCCGGCTTGAGTTCGCGGCTCTCGGTGGTGCGCAGATCGGCTCCCGCGTCACCGGGGAGCGCGTACGTCGGAAGCGGTACGTCCGGGTCGACCCTGCGGATCAGCACGTTCAGGGGTTCACGGCTCACGGGTTCACCTCGAAGGCACGGGCACGCCGGACCTGGTCCGGGTCGTTCATGGCGGCCCGGATCTCCTCCGGGCGGCCGTTGTCGATGAAGTGGTCGACCTTCACCTCGATGAAGAGGGCGTCGGCGCGGACGGCGACGGGCCCGTCGGGGCCGCCGATCCGCCCGGTGGCGGTGGAGTAGATCTTGCGGCCCGCCACCGCCGTCACCTCGGCCTCCAGGTGCAGGACCGTGCCCACCGGAACCGGCC comes from the Streptomyces sp. NBC_00443 genome and includes:
- a CDS encoding APC family permease, producing MSKLTDVPKRILIGRALRSDRLAETLLPKRIALPVFASDPLSSVAYAPGEVLLVLSIAGVSAYHFSPWIAVAVVVLMFTVVASYRQNVHAYPSGGGDYEVATTNLGPKAGLTVASALLVDYVLTVAVSISSGIENLGSAIPFVVEHKVECAAAVILLLTVMNLRGVRESGGLFAIPTYVFVVGVFIMITWGAFRGLILDDTMRAPTASYEIKPEHEGLAGFALVFLLLRAFSSGCAALTGVEAISNGVPAFRKPKSKNAATTLAAMGLLAVTMFCGIIGLAMATKVRMAENPAVDLIKDGVAVGSGYVQNPVITQVAEAVFGKGSFFFIVLAAATALVLFLAANTAYNGFPVLGSILAQDRYLPRQLHTRGDRLAFSNGIVLLAGAAMLLVWIYGADSTRLIQLYIVGVFVSFTLSQTGMVRHWNRLLRTEKDRAKRRHMIRSRAINTFGAFFTGLVLIVVLVTKFTHGAWVALLGMVIFYGVMTAIRRHYDHVSEELAAPEGPSDDSVRPSRVHSVVLVSKIHRPALRALAYAKLMRSDTLEALSVNVDPAETKALREEWERRGIDVPLKVLDSPYREITRPIIEYVKGLRKESPRDAVSVIIPEYVVGHWYEHLLHNQSALRLKGRLLFTPGIMVTSVPYQLQSSEAAKARARKRQDWNAPGAVRRGPATERAKEPAEPDAKR
- a CDS encoding potassium channel family protein, producing the protein MHIVIMGCGRVGSALAQTLEQQGHTVAVIDQDPTAFRRLGPGFGGRRVTGVGFDQDTLREAGIEEAGAFAAVSSGDNSNIISARVAREMFGVENVAARIYDPRRAEVYQRLGIPTVATVRWTADQMLRRLLPSGAEPLWRDPTGGVQLAEVHASTDWVGHKISRLQEETGVRVAFLTRLGEAILPTSQTVLQEGDLVHVMMRTDEVDKVEAAFAKGPEEEGGH
- a CDS encoding potassium channel family protein, whose translation is MRVAIAGAGAVGRSIAGELLENGHEVLLIDKAPTAISVERVPQAEWLLADACEITSLDEAALQRCNVVIAATGDDKVNLVVSLLAKTEYGVPRVVARVNNPKNEWLFNEAWGVDVAVSTPRLMSALVEEAVSVGDLVRLLRFSHGDANLVELTLPEESALAGTQVGDVEWPQDTSLVTIIRGTRVLTPSREDSLEAGDELLFVAAQAREEQLEDLLSVRREDAAG
- a CDS encoding OB-fold nucleic acid binding domain-containing protein yields the protein MSAVPRSEKSVGRFRRMLDRLSSSQEDLESEELREDAETTGCTKIGDCRDRQIVTVTGTLRTVTLRPRAGVPALEAELFDGSAALDVVWLGRRAIVGIEPGRRLIASGRVSMSRGRRVLFNPKYELRPLGRE
- a CDS encoding response regulator, giving the protein MLSPTGGTPQAPTRVLVIDDEPQIVRALVINLKARKYEVDAAHDGATALELAATRHPDVVVLDLGLPDMDGVEVIRGLRGWTRVPILVLSARHSSDEKVEALDAGADDYVTKPFGMDELLARLRAAVRRAEPVGPGEDDVTTVETEAFTVDLAAKKVNRGGKDVRLTPTEWHLLEVLVRNTGRLVSQKQLLQEVWGPSYGTETNYLRVYMAQLRRKLEGDPSHPKHFVTEPGMGYRFEK
- a CDS encoding alginate lyase family protein, whose protein sequence is MRRTALLTAAAALVAGVLAWPVDAAPTTFVHPGVTVSKSQLDFTRSKVNAGAQPWKGAFDRMMASKYADLNRTPKPRAVVECGSYSNPNYGCTDEREDAIAAYTQALAWYITRDERHAKKAIELMDAWSATIRDHTNSNAPLQTGWAGSSWPKAAEIIKHTYTGNWANSGRFATMLRTVYLPEIINGSNSNGNWELSMMEAAVGISVFLEDKASYDKAMGKFRTRTAAFVYLSSDGELPKTVPSQNLNTREKIVNYWQGQSTFVTGLTQETCRDFTHTGYGISAISHVAETSRIQGQDLYGTDVGERLRHALGFQAKYELGEGVPSWLCRGSLKLGLGPVTEVGHNALANRLGHAMTNTETLNTRNRPSGSNNLFVAWETLTHADNPS
- a CDS encoding DUF3710 domain-containing protein, giving the protein MFGRRNKKGAAEDAAGEPEQVVDIDTEADDDGTRERVRLEPEPRPDGPWDSSEVREPGEGRVDLGGLLVPGVDGMELRVEVAGDAIVAATVVLRDSAIQLQAFAAPKREGIWGEVREEIGSGITQQGGIIDEVEGPLGWELRAQVPVQLPDGTGGFQVVRFVGVDGPRWFLRGVISGQGAVQPQAAGLLEQIFRDTVVVRGEGPMAPRDPIVLQLPTDAQMVPEGVQQEEAGSRFSGGMGQLQRGPEITEVR
- the dut gene encoding dUTP diphosphatase; the protein is MSREPLNVLIRRVDPDVPLPTYALPGDAGADLRTTESRELKPGERAVLPTGVSVALPEGYAAFVHPRSGLAARCGVALVNAPGTVDAGYRGEIKVIVVNLDPHEPVRFERFDRIAQLVVQQVERVRFQEVAELPDSARAEGGFGSTGGHAAVGETSDTSGQAADGGATGGNRYASVVSDREGQ